Proteins encoded by one window of uncultured Ilyobacter sp.:
- a CDS encoding glucose PTS transporter subunit IIA translates to MGILSKIFGSKKVVEKEVAEKKVLEIYSPIDGDVVSLSEVPDEAFACKAIGDGVAIIPSGEMIYSPMDTEDMSIFETNHAVSFESKEGLELIVHFGVDTVNLKGEGFERIGTEGSAKTGDKLVKYDLEYLKANAKSVKTPVIISNMELVEEIERVLGKVKAGDLLMRVKMK, encoded by the coding sequence ATGGGTATTCTGTCAAAAATTTTTGGAAGTAAAAAAGTAGTTGAAAAAGAAGTAGCTGAAAAAAAAGTATTGGAAATATATTCTCCAATTGACGGCGATGTTGTGAGTCTTTCAGAAGTCCCAGACGAAGCTTTTGCATGTAAAGCTATAGGAGACGGAGTCGCAATAATTCCTTCAGGAGAGATGATATACTCACCAATGGATACAGAAGATATGAGCATATTTGAAACAAATCACGCAGTGTCTTTTGAGTCAAAAGAAGGTCTTGAGCTGATAGTTCATTTTGGGGTGGACACTGTGAATTTAAAGGGAGAGGGATTTGAAAGAATTGGAACAGAAGGATCGGCAAAGACAGGTGATAAACTTGTGAAATATGATCTTGAATATCTAAAAGCCAATGCTAAATCTGTAAAAACTCCGGTAATAATATCTAATATGGAGCTTGTAGAGGAGATAGAGAGAGTATTAGGGAAAGTAAAGGCCGGAGATCTTCTTATGAGGGTAAAAATGAAATAA
- a CDS encoding sucrose-specific PTS transporter subunit IIBC has protein sequence MDYKKIAQEIITGIGGRENISSAAHCATRLRLVLNDETNVNKESIEKIEGVKGAFSTAGQYQIILGQGIVNKVYAEMTGMGEIKASSKSEATKEAMKNLNIVQKIARTLSNIFVPVIPAIVASGLLMGLLGMGARFNWFDSSSDMFALLDMFSNAAFVFLPVLIAFSAAREFDCNPYLAAALGGILIHPALQNAWTVGGGITGFFQIGGLKVAKLGYQGTVLPILIAVWVMSHVEKNIRKIVPNVLDIILTPFLTILITGFVSLFIIGPAGRALGTGISLGLGSVLSGAGAVAGLIFGGLYSTIVITGVHHSFHAFEAEMIKNIGGNYLLPIWSMANVAQGGAALAVFFKTKDKKLKSIALPSGISCFLGITEAAIFGVNLKLIKPFIGAAIGGAVGGAYVVMTKVFMTGVGVTGIPGTAIVSTNSTVNYIVGMALALAASFVATWVMGFKENN, from the coding sequence ATGGATTATAAGAAAATTGCTCAGGAGATAATAACTGGTATAGGGGGAAGAGAGAATATATCAAGTGCAGCTCACTGTGCCACAAGACTAAGACTGGTACTAAATGATGAGACCAATGTAAATAAAGAGAGTATTGAAAAGATAGAGGGTGTAAAAGGAGCTTTTTCTACTGCAGGTCAGTATCAGATAATTCTGGGACAAGGAATTGTAAATAAAGTATATGCAGAGATGACAGGAATGGGAGAGATAAAAGCCTCTTCTAAAAGTGAAGCAACCAAAGAAGCTATGAAAAATCTTAATATTGTTCAAAAGATTGCCAGAACATTATCGAATATATTTGTTCCTGTAATACCGGCAATCGTAGCATCTGGTCTTTTAATGGGACTTTTAGGTATGGGTGCAAGATTCAACTGGTTTGATTCATCTAGTGATATGTTTGCCCTTCTGGACATGTTTTCCAATGCGGCTTTTGTATTTTTACCGGTACTGATTGCATTCTCAGCAGCCAGAGAATTTGACTGCAACCCTTATCTTGCAGCAGCTCTCGGAGGGATTTTGATACATCCCGCACTTCAAAATGCCTGGACTGTGGGAGGAGGGATCACAGGATTCTTCCAAATTGGAGGACTTAAGGTAGCAAAATTAGGTTATCAGGGAACGGTACTGCCTATACTTATAGCTGTATGGGTGATGTCTCATGTGGAAAAAAATATAAGAAAAATAGTTCCCAACGTTCTTGACATTATCTTGACGCCATTTTTGACAATACTTATTACAGGTTTTGTTTCGCTATTTATTATTGGCCCTGCTGGTAGAGCACTAGGTACTGGAATATCTCTTGGACTGGGATCGGTGCTGAGCGGAGCCGGTGCAGTTGCTGGACTTATTTTCGGAGGACTTTACTCTACTATAGTTATAACAGGAGTTCACCACTCTTTCCATGCTTTTGAAGCTGAAATGATAAAAAATATAGGCGGAAACTACCTCCTGCCTATCTGGTCTATGGCAAATGTGGCTCAAGGCGGAGCTGCCCTGGCTGTATTCTTTAAAACAAAAGACAAAAAACTAAAATCCATCGCACTTCCTTCAGGAATATCTTGCTTCCTTGGGATAACTGAAGCTGCCATCTTTGGTGTAAACTTAAAATTGATTAAGCCATTTATAGGGGCTGCAATTGGAGGAGCTGTAGGAGGAGCCTATGTAGTAATGACCAAGGTCTTCATGACAGGAGTCGGGGTAACAGGTATACCTGGAACAGCCATTGTGTCTACAAATTCTACGGTTAACTATATTGTCGGTATGGCTCTTGCCCTGGCAGCATCATTTGTAGCTACATGGGTAATGGGTTTCAAGGAAAACAATTAA
- a CDS encoding sucrose-6-phosphate hydrolase: protein MFSLIKKAMDEVENKKNMVEKDYHRLSYHLMAPSGLINDPNGFSYYDGKYHLFYQWNPFECNHSTKFWGHFTSKDLVSWENLLPVLAPEDWYDKNGCYSGSAIEKDGQLILFYTGNVKDDDGNRESYQCLAVSDNGEDFEKLGPVIVNQPEGYTRHFRDPKIWKEVEVYYAVIGAQRDNLTGAAALYSSGDMKNWNFLGEIKTNLENFGYMWECPDYFEIKGEGVFIFSPQGIPAEGDRYNNIYQSGYVLGNLDLEKATLNHGVFHELDRGFDFYAPQTMIDEKGRRIMVAWGGLPEVTYPTEEKGWVHCLTMLRELEIIDGKLVQRPVEEMKKLRRDFVQIEDRISGKKTYPGIEGDSFEMICRMKSIEADEFGINLRVGKNEKTTLKYNRLEKKVTLDRSSSGEIFAEEYGTTRKCPIDSSEITFHIFMDKSMIEVFINDGREVFTARIFPDEKSQGIEFFSDGEAEISIKKWNI, encoded by the coding sequence ATGTTTAGTTTAATAAAAAAAGCCATGGATGAGGTGGAAAATAAAAAGAATATGGTGGAGAAAGATTATCACAGACTTTCTTATCACCTCATGGCTCCTTCAGGGCTTATAAATGATCCCAATGGATTTAGTTATTATGACGGAAAGTATCATCTTTTCTATCAATGGAATCCCTTTGAATGCAACCACAGTACGAAATTCTGGGGACATTTTACAAGTAAAGATCTGGTTTCATGGGAAAATCTTCTGCCTGTATTGGCTCCAGAGGACTGGTACGATAAAAATGGATGTTATTCTGGGAGTGCCATTGAAAAAGATGGTCAGCTAATTCTCTTTTATACTGGAAATGTGAAGGATGACGATGGGAACAGAGAGAGCTACCAGTGTCTTGCAGTATCTGATAACGGAGAAGATTTTGAGAAATTAGGACCTGTTATTGTAAATCAGCCGGAAGGATATACCAGGCATTTTAGAGATCCTAAGATTTGGAAAGAGGTAGAAGTATACTATGCAGTCATAGGAGCCCAAAGGGATAATCTCACAGGAGCAGCAGCCTTGTATAGTTCCGGTGACATGAAGAACTGGAATTTTTTAGGGGAGATAAAGACAAATCTCGAAAATTTCGGATATATGTGGGAATGTCCCGATTATTTTGAAATAAAGGGAGAAGGGGTTTTTATTTTTTCTCCTCAGGGAATACCAGCAGAAGGAGATCGATATAATAACATATACCAGTCTGGATATGTGCTTGGAAATCTAGATCTTGAAAAGGCAACTCTTAATCACGGTGTATTTCATGAGTTAGACAGGGGATTTGACTTTTATGCACCTCAGACAATGATAGATGAAAAAGGAAGAAGGATAATGGTGGCCTGGGGAGGGCTTCCTGAGGTCACTTACCCAACAGAGGAGAAAGGTTGGGTCCACTGCCTCACTATGCTTAGAGAGCTTGAGATAATAGATGGGAAACTGGTGCAAAGACCTGTAGAAGAGATGAAAAAACTCAGAAGGGATTTCGTCCAGATTGAGGACCGGATTTCCGGTAAAAAGACTTATCCTGGTATAGAGGGTGACTCCTTTGAAATGATCTGCAGAATGAAAAGTATAGAGGCTGATGAATTTGGTATAAACTTACGTGTAGGTAAAAATGAGAAAACCACATTGAAATATAATAGGCTTGAAAAAAAAGTCACGCTAGACAGAAGCAGTTCTGGAGAGATCTTTGCTGAAGAATACGGGACAACTAGAAAATGCCCTATTGATTCTTCAGAGATCACTTTTCATATATTTATGGACAAATCAATGATAGAAGTTTTCATAAATGATGGTAGAGAGGTTTTTACTGCTAGAATATTTCCAGATGAAAAAAGCCAGGGAATAGAGTTTTTCTCAGACGGAGAAGCAGAAATAAGTATAAAAAAATGGAATATATGA
- a CDS encoding carbohydrate kinase, producing the protein MNPKIVCIGELLIDFICKDIDSDLIDGEKFEKKAGGAPANVCAAAAKLGQKVGFIGKVGYDSFGKFLERTLIETGVDTRMLYFDREKPTTLAFVSLRKDGERDFIFNRGADENLSFKELDLDKLEEVKIFHFGSATALLGGNLKKSYYELMKYAKSKGAFVSFDPNWRGALFGERKEEFRAESIKCLAQADFTKVSDEEARIISGKENLEEAVDEIHKYGTRSVVVTLGKEGTLLSIDGEKVVVESIGVKSVDSTGAGDAFIGGVLYKLSMEENPNKVICDFEKTKEIVSFANKVGAITCTKFGAIAALPTLEDVEGI; encoded by the coding sequence ATGAATCCGAAAATAGTGTGTATAGGGGAGCTTTTGATAGATTTTATCTGTAAAGATATAGACAGTGATCTTATTGACGGAGAAAAATTTGAAAAAAAAGCAGGGGGAGCTCCTGCCAATGTATGTGCAGCAGCGGCAAAACTTGGTCAAAAGGTTGGATTTATAGGAAAGGTAGGATATGATTCCTTTGGAAAGTTTTTGGAGAGGACTCTCATAGAGACAGGAGTCGACACCAGGATGCTTTATTTTGACAGAGAAAAACCTACAACTTTAGCTTTTGTTTCTCTGAGAAAAGACGGAGAAAGAGATTTTATATTCAACAGGGGAGCCGATGAAAATCTTTCTTTTAAAGAACTGGATTTGGATAAACTAGAGGAAGTCAAAATATTTCACTTTGGGTCGGCTACAGCACTTTTAGGTGGAAACCTCAAGAAAAGCTATTATGAACTCATGAAATATGCAAAATCTAAAGGGGCCTTTGTTTCATTTGACCCAAATTGGAGAGGAGCACTTTTCGGTGAGAGAAAAGAGGAGTTCAGAGCCGAAAGTATAAAATGTCTTGCTCAGGCTGATTTTACAAAGGTTAGTGACGAAGAGGCCAGAATTATAAGCGGGAAAGAAAATCTTGAAGAGGCCGTTGATGAGATTCATAAATACGGGACAAGGTCTGTTGTGGTAACTTTGGGGAAAGAGGGAACCCTTCTCAGTATAGACGGAGAAAAAGTAGTAGTTGAAAGTATAGGGGTTAAATCTGTAGATTCCACAGGAGCAGGAGATGCTTTTATAGGGGGTGTTCTGTACAAGCTGTCAATGGAAGAAAATCCAAATAAAGTTATCTGTGATTTTGAAAAAACCAAGGAGATAGTGAGCTTTGCCAATAAAGTAGGTGCGATAACATGCACTAAATTCGGAGCAATTGCCGCACTTCCGACTTTAGAAGATGTAGAGGGAATTTAG
- the queC gene encoding 7-cyano-7-deazaguanine synthase QueC codes for MQNIIDKDRCVLVFSGGQDSSTLLFWAKKKFKEVIALSFNYGQKHDLELQCAKDICKKYEVEHHILDMGLLSQLAPNALTRTDIKVDKEAPKDGLPNTFVDGRNMIFLTFASIFAKQRNINHVITGVSQSDFSGYPDCRDIFIKSINTTLSLAMDYQFVIDTPLMWLDKAETWKMADDLGVLDIIKNETLTCYNGIIGNGCGECPACKLRKNGYVEFKKKFK; via the coding sequence ATGCAGAACATAATAGACAAAGACAGATGCGTATTGGTTTTTAGCGGCGGTCAGGACAGTTCTACACTACTCTTCTGGGCAAAGAAAAAGTTTAAAGAGGTCATCGCCCTATCATTCAATTATGGTCAAAAGCACGATTTGGAACTTCAGTGTGCCAAAGATATCTGTAAAAAATATGAAGTAGAACATCATATCCTTGATATGGGGCTTCTTAGCCAGCTGGCCCCAAATGCTCTTACACGGACAGACATCAAGGTGGACAAAGAAGCTCCAAAAGATGGCCTCCCAAATACATTTGTAGATGGAAGAAACATGATCTTTCTGACTTTTGCCTCTATATTTGCAAAACAGAGAAACATCAACCATGTCATAACCGGAGTGTCCCAAAGTGATTTCAGCGGTTACCCCGACTGTAGGGATATATTCATAAAATCTATCAACACGACTCTTAGTCTGGCAATGGACTATCAGTTTGTAATAGACACGCCCCTTATGTGGTTAGACAAGGCTGAGACATGGAAGATGGCTGACGATCTCGGAGTCCTTGATATAATAAAAAATGAGACCCTTACATGCTACAATGGCATTATCGGAAATGGATGCGGAGAATGTCCAGCATGTAAATTGAGAAAAAATGGATATGTTGAATTTAAAAAAAAATTCAAATAA
- the folE gene encoding GTP cyclohydrolase I FolE: protein MKKIDKKKIEEHIRGILEALGDDPDRPGLVDTPKRVANMYAEIFLGLAYTNDDIAEMYGVTFDEEDIYTEPGSDMVLMKDIDIFSHCEHHLSLMYNMTVAVAYIPREKVIGLSKIARIADMVSRRPQLQERIGKDIAEIIQKVTQSHDVAVIVKGEHGCMTTRGIKKPGTKTITTTLRGRFKSDDALYGRLMELYRS from the coding sequence ATGAAAAAAATAGACAAGAAAAAAATAGAGGAACATATAAGGGGAATATTAGAAGCCTTAGGAGACGATCCTGACAGACCAGGACTTGTAGACACTCCAAAGAGAGTGGCAAACATGTATGCAGAGATATTTTTAGGTCTCGCCTATACAAACGACGATATAGCAGAGATGTATGGAGTTACTTTTGACGAAGAGGATATTTACACCGAGCCTGGAAGTGACATGGTCCTCATGAAGGATATAGATATATTTTCTCACTGTGAGCACCATCTTTCACTCATGTACAATATGACAGTAGCTGTGGCATACATCCCCAGGGAAAAGGTGATCGGACTCAGCAAAATAGCCAGAATAGCAGACATGGTTTCTAGAAGGCCCCAGCTTCAGGAGAGAATAGGAAAAGATATAGCAGAGATAATCCAGAAGGTAACTCAAAGTCACGATGTGGCCGTAATAGTCAAAGGTGAACATGGATGTATGACCACCAGAGGTATAAAAAAACCTGGAACCAAAACTATTACTACTACCTTAAGGGGAAGGTTCAAGTCAGATGATGCCCTTTATGGAAGACTTATGGAACTTTACAGATCATAG
- the queE gene encoding putative 7-carboxy-7-deazaguanine synthase QueE — protein MNYKVVETFVSINGEGKKSGELAVFIRLAGCNLRCSYCDTMWANQADVSFELMSREEIYDYIKSTGVENITLTGGEPLIQDGMGELIDYLMKDENLCIEVETNGSIDIQSFRKNHGRRLSFTMDYKGSSSLMEDRMLMKNFETLTEYDTVKFVVGNEQDLLRAKEIMDNYHLTEICHLFFSPIYGAIDGETIVEFMKINRLNRVRLQIQLHKIIWSPEERGV, from the coding sequence ATGAATTATAAAGTCGTAGAAACCTTTGTCAGCATAAACGGAGAAGGTAAAAAATCAGGAGAGCTGGCGGTATTCATAAGGTTGGCGGGGTGCAACTTGAGATGTAGCTACTGTGATACCATGTGGGCCAACCAGGCTGATGTATCTTTTGAGCTCATGAGCAGGGAAGAGATTTATGATTACATCAAGAGCACCGGAGTGGAAAACATAACCCTCACAGGGGGGGAACCCCTTATACAGGACGGGATGGGAGAACTGATTGATTATCTCATGAAGGATGAAAATCTCTGTATAGAGGTGGAGACCAACGGAAGCATAGACATTCAGAGTTTCAGAAAAAATCATGGCAGAAGATTATCCTTTACAATGGACTACAAGGGATCTTCAAGCCTTATGGAAGACAGGATGCTCATGAAAAATTTTGAGACCCTCACAGAATATGACACAGTAAAATTTGTAGTGGGGAATGAACAAGACCTTCTCAGAGCAAAAGAGATTATGGACAATTACCATCTGACAGAGATATGCCATCTGTTTTTCAGCCCTATATACGGAGCGATTGATGGAGAAACCATAGTAGAATTCATGAAAATCAACAGATTAAACAGGGTGAGGCTGCAGATACAGCTTCATAAAATCATATGGAGTCCAGAGGAAAGAGGTGTATAA
- the queD gene encoding 6-carboxytetrahydropterin synthase QueD — MYILTAEHHFDSAHFLKGYQGKCANIHGHRWRVVAEVEGEKLFSEGQLRDMVVDFGDLKRDVKKMADHYDHSLIIEAGSMRKETLSFLKEDGFNIIEVDFRPTAERFASKFYEELENMGYRVKRIYVYETPTNCAIYERQGG; from the coding sequence ATGTATATATTGACAGCAGAGCACCATTTTGACAGTGCTCATTTTCTAAAGGGGTACCAAGGAAAATGTGCCAATATCCACGGTCACAGATGGAGAGTCGTTGCAGAAGTGGAAGGAGAGAAGCTTTTTTCCGAGGGACAACTGAGAGATATGGTAGTGGATTTTGGAGATCTAAAAAGAGATGTAAAAAAAATGGCGGACCATTATGACCACTCTCTTATTATAGAGGCCGGTTCCATGAGAAAAGAGACCCTTTCATTCTTAAAGGAGGACGGTTTCAATATTATAGAGGTGGATTTCAGGCCTACGGCAGAGAGATTTGCAAGTAAGTTTTACGAGGAACTGGAAAATATGGGATACAGGGTAAAAAGGATCTATGTCTATGAGACTCCTACTAACTGTGCTATCTATGAAAGGCAGGGAGGATAG
- a CDS encoding acyl-CoA dehydratase activase: protein MKVVGIDLGSREVKIAVMEEMKLLKKLKVSTVSFYRDYCSYDGKILVDLKKLGIDEVDRAVSTGYGRNNTDLETFTPINEIKAHVYGASFQSGLKDFILLDIGGQDVKVVKVEKGISTDLDLNDKCAASCGRYLENMSTVLETPLEELSKHHENPVELNSTCAVFSESELIGCIAEGVSLERLCAGVNYSMYKRLKPLLTKFRGRNLVVTGGVAQNEAIKKYLKNDYDKITEVNDPQFNGAIGCCYFAHNHMKK, encoded by the coding sequence TTGAAAGTTGTAGGAATAGATTTAGGAAGTCGAGAGGTAAAGATAGCCGTCATGGAAGAGATGAAACTCTTGAAAAAACTCAAGGTGAGCACAGTGTCATTTTACCGGGACTACTGCTCCTATGACGGGAAAATCCTAGTTGATCTAAAAAAACTGGGAATAGACGAGGTAGACCGGGCTGTGTCTACAGGATACGGACGTAATAACACAGATTTAGAGACTTTTACCCCTATAAACGAGATAAAGGCCCATGTCTACGGGGCTTCCTTTCAGAGCGGTCTAAAGGACTTTATCCTATTAGATATAGGGGGACAGGACGTAAAAGTGGTGAAGGTAGAAAAGGGGATATCTACCGACCTTGACCTAAATGACAAGTGTGCTGCCTCTTGCGGAAGATATCTCGAAAATATGAGTACTGTATTAGAAACTCCCTTAGAAGAGCTATCAAAACATCATGAAAATCCCGTAGAACTAAATTCTACCTGTGCAGTTTTTTCAGAGTCTGAACTCATAGGATGTATAGCTGAAGGGGTCTCATTAGAGAGACTCTGTGCCGGAGTAAACTACTCTATGTATAAAAGACTTAAACCTCTTCTTACAAAGTTTCGTGGAAGAAACCTGGTGGTGACCGGTGGAGTGGCTCAAAACGAAGCCATTAAAAAGTACCTGAAAAACGACTATGACAAAATAACAGAGGTAAATGATCCCCAGTTCAACGGGGCCATAGGGTGCTGCTATTTTGCACACAATCATATGAAAAAATAA
- a CDS encoding 2-hydroxyacyl-CoA dehydratase: MKKIGITTTVPTEVLIAAGYTPVDLNNLFITSDEYYRYIDIAERGGFPKSMCAWIKGIYGACLENNITEIIGVTEGDCSNTKVLLEVLKSKGVKGHPFAFPHCHTRESVKREISKFMDNFRVSLEDVEKVRQEINLLRKDAIRLDELTYIDEKADGFENHLFQLCLSDFDGNMEKYGEFLKGKINQIEKREKKPKKLRLGYLGVPPMQGDLHHFVEKFDARFVYNEVQREFAFPRAVEAENIFEQYYDYTYPYDIEYRLKDITEQIKLRKLDGIIHYTQAFCHRAIEDIILKEKLDIPVMNIEGDKLNSLDARTKLRLEAFLDMLHDLKS, encoded by the coding sequence ATGAAAAAAATCGGAATAACAACGACAGTGCCCACAGAAGTTCTAATCGCTGCAGGATATACACCTGTAGACCTAAACAACCTTTTTATAACTTCTGATGAGTATTATAGATATATAGATATAGCTGAAAGAGGCGGCTTCCCAAAGAGTATGTGTGCCTGGATAAAGGGCATATACGGGGCGTGCCTAGAAAATAATATTACTGAGATTATAGGGGTCACAGAGGGAGACTGTTCAAACACAAAGGTTCTCTTAGAGGTCCTGAAAAGTAAGGGAGTAAAGGGACATCCCTTCGCATTTCCCCACTGCCACACCAGAGAATCAGTAAAAAGAGAGATAAGTAAATTTATGGATAATTTCAGAGTCTCGTTAGAAGATGTAGAAAAAGTGAGACAAGAGATAAACCTATTGAGAAAAGATGCCATAAGACTTGATGAACTGACTTATATAGATGAGAAAGCAGATGGTTTTGAAAATCACCTTTTCCAGCTGTGCCTCAGTGATTTTGACGGGAACATGGAAAAATACGGTGAATTTCTCAAGGGAAAAATAAACCAGATAGAAAAAAGAGAGAAAAAACCGAAGAAGCTCCGGCTCGGATATTTAGGGGTGCCTCCTATGCAGGGAGACCTTCACCATTTCGTAGAAAAATTTGATGCAAGATTTGTATACAATGAAGTACAGAGGGAGTTTGCTTTCCCCAGAGCTGTTGAAGCAGAAAATATCTTTGAACAGTATTACGACTACACCTATCCCTATGATATCGAGTACAGACTGAAGGATATCACAGAACAGATAAAGCTCAGAAAACTAGACGGGATAATCCACTATACCCAGGCATTCTGCCACAGGGCCATAGAGGACATTATTCTAAAGGAAAAACTAGATATACCTGTGATGAATATAGAGGGGGATAAGCTAAATTCCCTAGATGCCAGGACAAAGCTTCGTCTAGAGGCATTCTTGGATATGCTTCATGATTTAAAAAGTTAG
- the arsB gene encoding ACR3 family arsenite efflux transporter has product MSKQTGIGFFERYLTVWVTLCIVAGVSIGQFFPWIPNFLSKFEYANVSLPIAILIWMMIFPMMLKIDFSSILHSAKQPKGLTITIVTNWLIKPFSMYFIAYLFFKVIFKNFIPADLSTEYLAGAVILGAAPCTAMVFVWSYLTKGNAAYTLVQVAVNDIIILFAFTPIVAVLLGMSNIAVPYDTLFLSVFLFVVIPFAAGYTVRKSVIKNRGMDYFENKFLPKFSNITISGLLLTLVIIFSFQGEIILKNPLHILIIAIPLVIQTFFIFFFAYYWAKKWDTTHDIAAPAGLIGASNFFELAVAVAISIFGLNSGATLATVVGVLVEVPVMLTLVKIANKTKGWFNKEVL; this is encoded by the coding sequence ATGAGTAAACAAACTGGAATTGGTTTTTTCGAAAGATATCTGACGGTATGGGTGACTTTGTGCATAGTAGCCGGAGTGTCTATAGGACAATTTTTCCCTTGGATTCCAAATTTTTTAAGTAAGTTTGAATATGCCAATGTATCTCTACCCATAGCAATATTGATATGGATGATGATCTTTCCAATGATGCTGAAAATTGATTTTTCAAGTATACTCCACAGTGCAAAACAACCGAAAGGTCTTACCATAACAATTGTAACCAACTGGTTGATAAAACCCTTTAGCATGTATTTTATAGCTTACCTATTTTTCAAAGTAATATTTAAAAACTTTATACCTGCTGACCTATCCACTGAATACCTTGCCGGAGCAGTTATTCTTGGAGCAGCACCCTGCACGGCCATGGTCTTTGTATGGAGTTACCTCACAAAAGGTAATGCAGCATATACCTTAGTTCAAGTAGCAGTAAATGATATAATCATACTTTTTGCCTTTACTCCTATAGTTGCTGTACTGCTTGGAATGAGCAACATAGCAGTTCCTTACGACACTCTGTTTTTATCTGTCTTCTTATTTGTAGTGATTCCCTTTGCAGCAGGATATACAGTACGTAAATCAGTTATAAAAAACAGAGGGATGGACTACTTCGAGAATAAATTTTTGCCGAAATTCAGTAATATAACAATATCGGGACTTCTGTTAACTCTAGTAATTATTTTCTCATTTCAAGGTGAGATAATACTGAAAAACCCACTTCATATACTAATAATAGCAATACCCCTTGTTATACAGACGTTTTTCATATTCTTCTTTGCCTATTACTGGGCAAAAAAATGGGATACGACTCATGATATTGCTGCACCTGCTGGATTGATAGGAGCCAGTAACTTTTTTGAACTGGCAGTGGCGGTTGCCATATCAATCTTCGGCCTTAATTCTGGAGCTACACTGGCAACAGTTGTAGGTGTTTTAGTTGAAGTACCTGTAATGTTAACACTGGTAAAAATTGCAAATAAAACCAAGGGATGGTTCAATAAAGAAGTTTTGTAA
- a CDS encoding metalloregulator ArsR/SmtB family transcription factor, with protein MDIIEILKTLADENRMRILNILYRKNKLCVCDIEQTLGLTQSNVSRHISRLRKEKLIIGEKKAQWVYYYINEKLLEDYPFIKEILENELKEGIFTEDLEKISIGSISCE; from the coding sequence ATGGATATTATAGAAATTTTAAAAACTCTTGCTGATGAAAATAGAATGCGTATTCTAAATATACTTTATAGAAAAAATAAATTATGCGTATGTGACATAGAGCAAACTCTTGGCCTAACTCAATCAAATGTCTCTAGACATATCAGTAGGTTAAGAAAAGAAAAACTGATAATTGGTGAAAAAAAAGCTCAGTGGGTATATTACTACATAAATGAAAAACTTTTAGAAGATTATCCTTTTATAAAAGAGATTCTGGAAAATGAATTAAAAGAAGGGATTTTTACTGAAGACCTGGAAAAAATTAGCATTGGTTCAATAAGCTGTGAATAG